A single genomic interval of Physeter macrocephalus isolate SW-GA chromosome 5, ASM283717v5, whole genome shotgun sequence harbors:
- the LOC102980607 gene encoding 40S ribosomal protein SA-like encodes MSGALDVLQMKEEDVLKFRAAGTHLGGTNLDFLMEQYIYKRKTDGIYIINLKRTWENLLLTARAIVAIENPADVSVISSRNTGQQAVLKFAAATGATPIAGRFTPGTFTNQIQAAFWEPRLLVVTDPRADHQPLTEASYVNLPTIALCNTDSPLWYVDIAIPCNNKGAHSVGLMWWMLAREVLHMRGTVSREHPWEIMPDLYFYRDPEETEKEEQAAAEKAVTKEEFQGEWTAPDPEFTATQPDVADRSEGVQVPSLPIQQLPPEDWSAQPATEDWPAARTTQATEWVGTTTEWS; translated from the coding sequence ATGTCCGGAGCCCTTGATGTCCTGCAAATGAAGGAGGAGGATGTCCTCAAATTCCGTGCAGCAGGAACCCACTTAGGTGGCACCAACCTTGACTTTCTAATGGAACAGTACATCTACAAAAGGAAAACTGATGGCATCTATATCATAAACCTGAAAAGAACCTGGGAGAATCTTCTGTTGACAGCTCGTGCCATTGTTGCCATTGAAAACCCAGCTGATGTCAGTGTCATATCCTCCAGGAATACTGGCCAGCAAGCTGTGCTGAAGTTTGCTGCTGCCACTGGAGCCACTCCTATTGCTGGCCGCTTCACTCCTGGAACCTTCACTAACCAGATCCAGGCAGCCTTCTGGGAGCCAAGACTTCTGGTGGTTACTGATCCCAGGGCTGACCACCAGCCTCTCACAGAGGCTTCTTACGTTAATTTGCCTACCATTGCTCTGTGTAACACAGACTCTCCTCTGTGGTATGTGGACATTGCCATCCCATGCAACAACAAGGGAGCTCACTCAGTGGGTCTGATGTGGTGGATGCTTGCCCGGGAAGTTCTGCACATGCGTGGCACCGTCTCCCGTGAACACCCATGGGAGATCATGCCTGATCTCTACTTCTACAGAGATCCTGAAGAGACTGAAAAGGAAGAGCAGGCGGCAGCTGAGAAGGCTGTGACCAAGGAGGAATTTCAGGGTGAATGGACCGCTCCAGATCCTGAGTTCACTGCTACTCAGCCTGACGTGGCGGACAGGTCCGAAGGTGTGCAGGTGCCCTCTTTGCCTATTCAGCAGCTCCCCCCTGAAGACTGGAGTGCTCAGCCCGCCACTGAAGACTGGCCTGCAGCTCGCACTACTCAGGCCACTGAGTGGGTAGGAACAACCACTGAGTGGTCTTAA